The Streptococcus sp. VT 162 genome has a window encoding:
- a CDS encoding histidine kinase, which translates to MKLRNYILVGYLVSTLLTILVVFWAVQRMLIEKSEVYFLVGMTLIASFIGAAVSIFLLSPVFSSLKHLKKQAQDIASKDFSTEIETKGPLEFQELGQAFNDMSHNLQATFQSLDESEQEKRMMIAQLSHDIKTPITSIQVTVEGILDGVIKEEEWLHYLTTIGRQTERLNKLVEELDVLTLNTQPQDTADEEVEEVFLDQLLIESMSEFQLQIEQEERDVYIQVSPESAKIKSHSDKLSRILVNLLNNAFKYSEPGTRIEVLAQLTEQELTISVKDEGQGILPENLEKIFKRLYRVETSRNMKTGGHGLGLAIARELAHQLGGEITAESQYGLGSKFTFSLSLK; encoded by the coding sequence ATGAAATTAAGAAACTATATTTTAGTGGGGTATCTAGTGTCGACTCTACTAACGATTTTGGTCGTTTTTTGGGCAGTCCAACGAATGTTGATTGAGAAAAGTGAAGTTTACTTTCTAGTTGGAATGACCTTGATTGCTAGTTTCATTGGCGCTGCAGTGAGCATCTTTCTTTTGTCGCCAGTGTTCTCTTCTCTGAAACACTTGAAAAAACAAGCTCAGGATATAGCAAGCAAGGATTTCAGCACAGAAATTGAAACCAAGGGACCATTAGAATTTCAAGAACTGGGCCAGGCTTTTAATGACATGTCCCACAATTTGCAGGCTACCTTTCAATCACTTGATGAGAGCGAGCAAGAAAAGAGAATGATGATTGCGCAGCTCTCTCACGATATTAAAACTCCCATTACCTCCATTCAGGTTACTGTGGAGGGAATTCTAGATGGAGTGATCAAGGAAGAGGAGTGGCTCCACTACTTAACCACGATTGGTCGGCAAACCGAGCGCCTAAACAAGCTAGTGGAGGAATTGGATGTTTTGACTCTGAACACACAACCTCAAGATACTGCTGATGAAGAAGTCGAAGAGGTCTTTTTAGATCAGTTGCTGATTGAGTCAATGAGTGAATTTCAACTCCAGATTGAACAAGAGGAGCGAGATGTTTACATTCAAGTGTCACCTGAGTCTGCGAAAATCAAGAGCCATTCTGACAAACTTTCTCGCATTCTGGTCAATTTGCTAAACAATGCCTTTAAATATTCAGAACCAGGAACCAGAATCGAGGTTCTTGCCCAATTAACAGAACAAGAGCTGACAATCAGTGTGAAAGACGAGGGTCAGGGGATCCTTCCTGAAAATTTGGAAAAGATCTTTAAACGACTTTATCGTGTAGAAACTTCGCGCAATATGAAGACGGGTGGGCATGGCTTAGGTCTTGCGATTGCACGCGAACTAGCCCATCAGCTTGGTGGCGAAATCACAGCAGAAAGTCAGTACGGCTTAGGAAGCAAGTTTACATTCAGCCTTAGTTTGAAATAA
- a CDS encoding 30S ribosomal protein S4 yields MSRYTGPSWKQARRLGLSLTGTGKELARRNYVPGQHGPNNRSKLSEYGLQLAEKQKLRFTYGVGEKQFRNLFVQATKIKGGILGFNFMLLLERRLDNVVYRLGLATTRRQARQFVNHGHILVDGKRVDIPSYRVTPGQVISVREKSLKVPAILEAVEATLGRPAFVSFDAEKLEGSLTRLPERDEINPEINEALVVEFYNKML; encoded by the coding sequence ATGTCACGTTATACAGGACCATCTTGGAAACAAGCTCGTCGCCTTGGCCTTTCACTTACAGGTACAGGTAAAGAATTGGCACGTCGTAACTACGTACCAGGACAACACGGACCAAACAACCGTTCTAAATTGTCAGAATACGGTTTGCAATTGGCTGAAAAACAAAAACTTCGTTTCACTTACGGTGTAGGTGAAAAACAATTCCGTAACTTGTTCGTACAAGCTACTAAGATCAAAGGCGGAATCCTAGGTTTCAACTTCATGCTTCTTTTGGAGCGTCGTTTGGATAACGTTGTTTACCGTCTTGGTCTTGCGACTACTCGTCGTCAAGCTCGTCAATTCGTAAACCACGGTCACATCCTTGTTGACGGAAAACGCGTTGATATCCCATCATACCGCGTAACTCCAGGTCAAGTGATCTCAGTTCGTGAAAAATCATTGAAAGTTCCAGCAATCCTTGAAGCAGTAGAAGCTACTCTTGGACGTCCAGCATTCGTATCATTCGACGCTGAAAAGTTGGAAGGTTCATTGACTCGCTTGCCAGAACGCGACGAAATCAACCCAGAAATCAACGAAGCACTTGTCGTTGAATTCTACAACAAGATGCTTTAA
- a CDS encoding 4-hydroxy-3-methylbut-2-enyl diphosphate reductase produces MKLWECVDKNVRLILEDGTSIKGRVVDWFDGYDLDGPDELVIGDRSYPEDIIKKIKIIRV; encoded by the coding sequence ATGAAACTATGGGAATGTGTTGATAAAAATGTTCGCCTTATTTTAGAAGATGGGACTTCCATCAAGGGCAGGGTGGTTGATTGGTTTGATGGTTATGATTTAGATGGTCCTGACGAATTAGTCATAGGTGATCGCTCATATCCTGAAGATATTATCAAGAAAATCAAAATTATTAGGGTTTAG
- a CDS encoding 16S rRNA processing protein RimM, producing MAILDDLQELYDNGWDASFDYNGQVCGIFPNSVHDIVVVIGDKEYQVSSFIDLISLKIDDNTLVEIMDGIEVQYY from the coding sequence ATGGCAATATTAGATGATTTACAAGAGTTATATGACAATGGTTGGGATGCCTCTTTTGATTATAATGGTCAAGTATGTGGGATTTTTCCTAATTCTGTTCATGATATTGTAGTGGTGATTGGAGATAAGGAATACCAGGTATCATCATTCATTGATCTGATTTCTCTAAAAATTGACGATAACACTTTAGTAGAAATTATGGATGGAATTGAAGTGCAGTATTATTAA
- a CDS encoding cadmium transporter — translation MRCFMIQNIVTSIILYSGTAVDLLIILMLFFAKRKSRKDIINIYLGQFLGSVSLIFLSLLFAFVLNYIPSKEILGLLGLIPIFLGLKVLLLGDSDGEAIAKDGLRKDNKNLIFLVAIITFASCGADNIGVFVPYFTTLNLANLIVTLLTFLVMIYLLVFSAQKLAQVPSVGETLEKYSRWFIAVVYLGLGMYILIENNSFDMLRTVFG, via the coding sequence ATGAGGTGTTTTATGATTCAAAATATTGTTACTTCAATAATCCTGTATTCTGGGACAGCCGTAGACTTACTTATTATCCTAATGTTATTTTTTGCCAAAAGAAAAAGCAGAAAGGACATCATTAACATCTATTTAGGACAATTTCTAGGCTCTGTTAGTCTAATATTCCTAAGTTTGCTTTTTGCATTTGTCTTAAATTATATTCCTAGTAAAGAGATTTTAGGTTTACTCGGTTTGATTCCAATTTTCCTAGGCCTCAAAGTTTTGCTTTTAGGAGATTCTGATGGAGAAGCTATTGCAAAAGATGGTTTGCGAAAAGACAATAAAAACCTGATTTTTCTAGTCGCTATAATTACTTTTGCAAGTTGTGGCGCTGACAATATTGGTGTCTTTGTCCCATATTTTACCACCTTAAATTTAGCGAATTTGATAGTGACTTTACTTACTTTTCTAGTCATGATTTATCTCTTGGTTTTTTCTGCCCAAAAATTAGCACAAGTCCCTTCTGTTGGAGAAACTTTGGAAAAATATAGCAGATGGTTTATTGCCGTTGTCTATTTAGGATTGGGGATGTATATCCTGATTGAAAACAACAGCTTTGACATGCTAAGGACTGTGTTCGGCTAG
- a CDS encoding ArsR family transcriptional regulator, whose translation MKKDSICQVNIINQQNVTTATNYLEKEKVQKSLRILSKFTDNKQINIIFYLLAVEELCVCDIACLLNLSMASASHHLRKLANQNILDTRREGKIIYYFIKDEEIKDFFNQLG comes from the coding sequence ATGAAAAAAGATAGTATCTGCCAAGTGAATATTATAAATCAGCAAAATGTTACAACCGCAACGAACTACCTTGAAAAGGAAAAAGTCCAAAAATCACTTCGTATTTTATCAAAGTTTACCGATAATAAACAGATAAATATCATCTTTTATCTCCTTGCTGTTGAAGAACTCTGTGTCTGTGATATAGCCTGTTTACTAAATCTCAGTATGGCATCTGCCTCCCACCATCTTCGTAAACTAGCCAATCAAAACATCTTGGATACTAGAAGAGAGGGGAAAATTATATATTATTTTATAAAAGATGAGGAAATCAAAGACTTTTTTAATCAACTAGGATAA
- a CDS encoding Ion channel: MRRLKMLWHIIQVTGFTRFALSFVTFVFGSGGVLFLVEPAITNYGDGLWYAFVTSTTVGYGDLLAVTLIGRITSVFLTIYGLIFFGCLSAVIINYYTDLNKERGEDK, translated from the coding sequence ATGAGACGTTTAAAAATGTTATGGCATATTATACAGGTTACGGGTTTTACTCGGTTTGCTCTGAGTTTTGTGACCTTTGTTTTTGGGTCAGGAGGCGTGCTTTTCCTAGTTGAACCTGCTATCACAAATTACGGAGACGGTCTTTGGTATGCTTTTGTGACTTCGACGACTGTCGGCTACGGGGATCTCCTAGCTGTGACCTTGATTGGAAGGATTACCAGTGTCTTTTTGACGATTTATGGGCTCATATTTTTTGGCTGTTTATCAGCTGTTATTATTAATTATTATACCGATTTAAATAAGGAAAGAGGAGAGGACAAATGA
- a CDS encoding membrane protein — protein MTANYSTREYREKLYDDLHVRLRDTAILMCAIFIASIGLNMNSTAVIIGAMLISPLMTPIVGLGFGLAIFDTRLIKQSLEVLLTQVLVSLLVSTLYFWISPLSYASSELIARTSPTIWDVLIAIAGGIAGVIGSRKKEANNIVPGVAIATALMPPICTAGYGLANGNVRFLLGALYLFLINCVFIMLANIVGTRILMRKSPLTSFKELSIKMRIGLISLIVLLILPASYSAVTLTIEQARKEGIKQFVGKEFANYTVINQVYKSSNNELVLTVVGDPISEEELETLHQKQASYGIQSVQLKVNQVQNSPTLDSEATKEFYENIDKYIDQKLSEKDSQNDLVKENEADKD, from the coding sequence ATGACTGCCAATTATTCAACACGGGAATACCGTGAGAAATTATACGATGACCTTCATGTTCGATTGAGAGATACAGCGATTTTGATGTGTGCAATTTTTATTGCCTCTATCGGTCTAAATATGAATTCAACAGCTGTTATTATTGGAGCCATGTTAATTTCACCTCTCATGACACCGATTGTTGGACTGGGATTCGGTTTAGCTATTTTTGATACGCGTTTAATCAAGCAATCTCTAGAGGTTTTATTGACTCAAGTGTTGGTCAGTTTGCTTGTCTCGACTCTGTATTTCTGGATTTCTCCCTTGTCTTATGCAAGTAGCGAGTTGATCGCACGAACCTCTCCAACCATTTGGGATGTTCTCATTGCTATTGCTGGTGGGATTGCTGGTGTGATCGGTTCAAGGAAAAAAGAAGCAAACAATATCGTGCCAGGAGTAGCCATTGCTACAGCTTTGATGCCGCCTATCTGTACTGCTGGCTATGGTTTAGCTAATGGGAATGTACGATTTTTATTGGGGGCTCTCTATCTTTTCTTGATCAACTGTGTCTTTATCATGCTAGCCAACATTGTTGGAACAAGAATTTTGATGAGAAAATCTCCTTTAACTTCATTTAAAGAGCTGAGCATTAAAATGAGAATTGGCTTGATTTCTTTGATTGTATTGTTGATTCTTCCAGCTAGCTATTCGGCAGTTACTCTGACAATAGAACAAGCGCGCAAAGAAGGGATCAAACAGTTTGTAGGAAAAGAGTTCGCCAATTATACGGTTATTAATCAAGTCTACAAGTCAAGTAACAATGAATTGGTCTTGACGGTTGTTGGAGATCCGATTTCAGAAGAAGAATTAGAAACACTCCACCAAAAACAAGCCTCTTACGGTATTCAATCTGTTCAATTGAAAGTGAATCAAGTTCAGAACTCGCCAACATTAGATAGTGAAGCGACCAAGGAATTTTATGAAAACATTGACAAGTATATTGATCAAAAACTCTCTGAAAAAGATTCACAAAACGATCTCGTAAAAGAAAATGAAGCAGACAAGGATTGA
- a CDS encoding 50S ribosomal protein L33 encodes MRVNITLEHKESGERLYLTSKNKRNTPDRLQLKKYSPKLRKHVVFTEVK; translated from the coding sequence ATGCGCGTAAATATTACACTTGAACACAAAGAATCTGGTGAACGCTTGTACCTTACTTCTAAAAACAAACGTAACACTCCAGACCGTCTTCAATTGAAGAAATACTCACCAAAACTTCGCAAGCACGTTGTGTTCACCGAAGTTAAATAA
- a CDS encoding 50S ribosomal protein L32, protein MAVPARRTSKAKKNKRRTHYKVTAPSVNFDETTGDYSRSHRVSLKGYYKGRKIAKAASAE, encoded by the coding sequence ATGGCAGTACCTGCACGTCGCACTTCAAAAGCGAAGAAAAACAAACGTCGTACCCACTACAAAGTAACAGCTCCATCTGTAAACTTTGACGAAACTACTGGAGATTACTCACGTTCTCACCGTGTATCACTTAAAGGATACTACAAAGGACGTAAAATCGCTAAAGCTGCATCAGCTGAATAA
- a CDS encoding PTS ascorbate transporter subunit IIC: MAEAKKKQIPLRLSTKLYAALASWAEDDFRSVNGQIEYLLTECVKQRKKDGKYVSETIDEPFEIDI; this comes from the coding sequence ATGGCTGAAGCTAAAAAAAAGCAGATTCCCCTTCGACTCTCAACAAAGTTATACGCTGCACTCGCATCATGGGCAGAAGACGACTTTCGTTCAGTCAATGGGCAAATCGAATATCTCCTTACAGAGTGTGTCAAGCAACGGAAGAAAGACGGAAAATACGTATCAGAAACCATTGACGAACCATTTGAGATTGATATTTAA
- a CDS encoding membrane protein, with translation MTEKLINSKPNGVFALILIELTLVLGIFIFIMGAGSENVFGIIIGLLLILISVLAHAGLKVVKPQEALVLTLFGNYTGTIKEPGFYFVNPFSIAVNPANHTRLGQSGDVSTKSPFSGMKSSNGNDVNLEIGKKQISLKVMTLSNSRQKINDCLGNPVEIGIAVTWRVVDTAKAVFNVDNYKEYLSLQCDSALRNIVRIYPYDVSPNVDTTGDGQADEGSLRGSSEIVANRIREEIQSRVEDAGLEILEARITYLAYAPEIAAVMLQRQQASAIIDARKMIVDGAVGMVEMALERLNEGELVELDEERKTAMVSNLLVVLCGNHDAQPIVNAGSLY, from the coding sequence ATGACTGAAAAACTAATCAATTCAAAACCAAATGGTGTATTCGCATTAATTCTCATTGAATTGACACTCGTACTTGGTATCTTTATATTTATAATGGGTGCTGGTTCGGAAAACGTTTTTGGAATTATTATCGGTCTTTTATTAATCTTAATTTCAGTTCTAGCTCATGCTGGTTTAAAAGTTGTCAAACCTCAGGAAGCTCTGGTTTTGACCCTCTTTGGTAATTATACAGGTACCATCAAAGAACCTGGTTTTTACTTTGTCAATCCTTTTAGCATAGCAGTCAACCCTGCAAACCACACTCGACTTGGTCAAAGTGGTGATGTTAGCACAAAATCTCCTTTTTCAGGAATGAAATCATCAAATGGCAATGATGTAAACCTTGAAATTGGCAAGAAACAGATTTCCCTCAAAGTTATGACTTTGAGCAATTCCCGTCAAAAGATTAACGATTGCTTAGGTAACCCTGTTGAAATTGGAATTGCGGTAACTTGGAGAGTTGTCGATACAGCCAAAGCAGTCTTCAACGTTGATAACTATAAAGAATATCTCTCATTGCAGTGTGATAGCGCCCTTCGTAATATTGTCCGCATCTATCCTTACGATGTGTCTCCTAATGTAGATACTACAGGGGATGGACAAGCAGATGAAGGTAGTCTCCGTGGCTCTAGTGAAATTGTAGCTAACCGTATTCGTGAAGAAATCCAAAGTCGCGTAGAAGATGCTGGCTTGGAAATCCTTGAAGCACGTATCACTTATCTAGCTTATGCACCAGAAATTGCAGCTGTTATGCTTCAACGCCAACAAGCATCTGCCATTATTGATGCCCGTAAGATGATTGTAGACGGCGCTGTGGGAATGGTTGAAATGGCACTAGAACGTCTCAATGAAGGAGAATTGGTAGAACTTGACGAAGAACGAAAAACTGCCATGGTTTCAAATCTCCTAGTCGTTCTCTGTGGCAATCATGATGCACAACCAATTGTCAACGCAGGAAGTCTTTACTAA
- a CDS encoding dihydroxy-acid dehydratase (catalyzes the dehydration of 2,3-dihydroxy-3-methylbutanoate to 3-methyl-2-oxobutanoate in valine and isoleucine biosynthesis) gives MTELDKRHRSSIYDSMVKSPNRAMLRATGMTDKDFETPIVGVISTWAENTPCNIHLHDFGKLAKEGVKSAGAWPVQFGTITVADGIAMGTPGMRFSLTSRDIIADSIEAAMGGHNVDAFVAIGGCDKNMPGSMIAIANMDIPAIFAYGGTIAPGNLDGKDIDLVSVFEGIGKWNHGDMTAEDVKRLECNACPGPGGCGGMYTANTMATAIEVLGMSLPGSSSHPAESADKKEDIEAAGRAVVKMLELGLKPSDILTREAFEDAITVTMALGGSTNATLHLLAIAHAANVDLSLEDFNTIQERVPHLADLKPSGQYVFQDLYEVGGVPAVMKYLLANGFLHGDRITCTGKTVAENLADFADLTPGQKVIMPLENPKRADGPLIILNGNLAPDGAVAKVSGVKVRRHVGPAKVFDSEEDAIQAVLTDEIVDGDVVVVRFVGPKGGPGMPEMLSLSSMIVGKGQGDKVALLTDGRFSGGTYGLVVGHIAPEAQDGGPIAYLRTGDIVTVDQDTKEISMAVSEEELEKRKAETTLPPLYSRGVLGKYAHIVSSASRGAVTDFWNMDKSGKK, from the coding sequence ATGACTGAATTAGATAAACGTCACCGCAGTAGCATTTATGATAGCATGGTTAAATCACCAAACCGTGCTATGCTTCGAGCGACTGGTATGACAGATAAGGACTTTGAAACACCGATTGTGGGAGTGATTTCGACTTGGGCGGAAAATACACCATGTAACATTCACTTGCATGATTTCGGGAAATTAGCTAAAGAAGGTGTCAAATCTGCAGGTGCTTGGCCTGTACAGTTTGGAACCATTACCGTAGCGGACGGGATTGCCATGGGAACGCCTGGTATGCGTTTCTCTCTAACATCTCGTGATATCATTGCGGACTCTATCGAGGCGGCGATGGGTGGTCACAACGTCGATGCCTTCGTTGCTATCGGTGGCTGCGACAAGAACATGCCTGGTTCTATGATTGCTATTGCCAACATGGATATTCCAGCTATTTTCGCCTATGGTGGTACTATTGCACCGGGAAATCTTGATGGCAAAGATATTGACTTGGTTTCTGTTTTTGAGGGAATCGGAAAATGGAACCACGGTGACATGACAGCTGAGGACGTGAAACGTCTCGAATGTAATGCCTGCCCTGGCCCTGGTGGCTGTGGTGGTATGTATACAGCTAATACCATGGCGACTGCTATTGAAGTTCTAGGTATGAGTTTGCCAGGATCTTCATCTCACCCAGCTGAATCAGCCGACAAGAAAGAAGATATCGAAGCAGCAGGACGTGCTGTTGTCAAGATGTTGGAGCTTGGACTCAAACCATCAGATATCTTAACTCGTGAAGCTTTTGAAGATGCCATCACTGTAACTATGGCTCTCGGTGGTTCTACAAATGCCACTCTTCACTTGCTTGCCATTGCCCATGCGGCTAATGTTGACTTGTCACTTGAGGATTTCAATACAATCCAAGAGCGTGTGCCTCACTTGGCCGACTTGAAACCATCTGGTCAGTATGTCTTCCAAGACCTCTACGAAGTCGGTGGTGTGCCTGCGGTTATGAAATACCTCTTGGCAAATGGTTTCCTTCATGGCGACCGTATCACATGTACTGGTAAGACAGTCGCTGAAAACTTGGCTGACTTTGCAGACCTTACACCAGGCCAAAAAGTCATTATGCCACTTGAAAATCCAAAACGTGCAGACGGTCCGCTTATCATCTTGAACGGGAACCTTGCCCCTGACGGTGCGGTTGCCAAGGTATCAGGTGTTAAAGTGCGTCGTCACGTTGGACCTGCTAAGGTCTTTGACTCAGAAGAAGATGCGATTCAGGCCGTTCTGACAGATGAAATCGTTGATGGCGATGTTGTCGTTGTTCGTTTTGTTGGACCTAAGGGTGGTCCTGGTATGCCTGAGATGCTGTCCCTTTCTTCAATGATCGTTGGTAAAGGTCAAGGAGACAAGGTTGCCCTCTTGACGGATGGTCGTTTCTCTGGTGGTACTTATGGTCTGGTTGTCGGACATATTGCTCCTGAAGCTCAGGATGGTGGACCAATTGCCTACCTCCGTACAGGTGATATCGTTACGGTTGACCAAGATACCAAAGAAATTTCCATGGCCGTATCCGAAGAAGAACTTGAAAAACGCAAGGCAGAAACAACCTTACCACCACTTTACAGCCGTGGTGTCCTTGGTAAATATGCCCATATCGTATCATCTGCTTCACGCGGAGCCGTGACAGACTTCTGGAACATGGACAAGTCAGGTAAAAAGTAA
- a CDS encoding aromatic ring hydroxylase, translating to MRDDIKINDRALALQDQIIEKLEKVFDTDVELDVYNLGLIYEINLDETGLCKIVMTFTDTACDCAESLPIEIVAGLKQIEGIEDVKVEVTWSPAWKITRISRYGRIALGLPPR from the coding sequence ATGAGAGACGATATCAAAATCAATGACCGCGCTTTGGCCTTACAAGACCAAATTATCGAAAAACTAGAGAAGGTTTTTGATACAGATGTGGAATTGGATGTGTACAATCTGGGCTTGATTTATGAAATTAATCTGGATGAAACAGGTCTCTGTAAGATTGTCATGACCTTTACCGACACTGCCTGCGATTGCGCCGAAAGCCTGCCTATCGAAATCGTGGCCGGTCTGAAACAAATCGAGGGTATCGAAGATGTCAAGGTTGAAGTTACCTGGTCGCCTGCCTGGAAGATCACACGAATCAGTCGCTACGGCCGTATTGCCCTTGGACTGCCACCTCGTTAA
- a CDS encoding histidyl-tRNA synthase: MKLQKPKGTQDILPAESAKWQYVEGFAREIFKRYNYAEVRTPIFEHYEVISRSVGDTTDIVTKEMYDFYDKGDRHITLRPEGTAPVVRSYVENKLFAPEVQKPSKFYYMGPMFRYERPQAGRLRQFHQIGVECFGSSNPATDVETIAMAAHFLKEIGIQGVKLHLNTLGNPESRAAYRQALIDYLTPLKETLSKDSQRRLEENPLRVLDSKEKEDKVAVENAPSILDFLDEESQSHFDAVRQMLENLGVDYIIDTNMVRGLDYYNHTIFEFITEIEGNDLTVCAGGRYDGLVAYFGGPETAGFGFGLGVERLLLILEKQGVALPIENALDVYIAVLGEGANVKALELVQALRQQGFKAERDYLNRKLKAQFKSADVFAAKTLITLGESEVESGQVTVKNNQTREEVQVSLETISQNFSEIFEKLGF, from the coding sequence ATGAAATTACAAAAACCAAAAGGAACGCAGGATATTTTACCGGCTGAGTCTGCCAAGTGGCAGTATGTTGAGGGCTTTGCCCGTGAAATTTTCAAGCGCTATAACTATGCAGAAGTGCGCACGCCTATTTTTGAGCATTACGAGGTCATCAGTCGCTCTGTCGGAGATACAACGGATATCGTAACCAAGGAAATGTACGATTTTTATGACAAGGGTGACCGCCATATTACCCTCCGTCCAGAAGGAACTGCGCCCGTTGTCCGCTCTTATGTGGAAAATAAACTCTTCGCCCCAGAAGTGCAAAAGCCAAGTAAGTTCTATTACATGGGTCCTATGTTCCGTTATGAGCGTCCACAAGCAGGGCGTTTGCGCCAGTTCCACCAGATTGGTGTCGAGTGCTTTGGCTCTAGTAATCCAGCTACCGATGTGGAAACCATCGCTATGGCGGCTCATTTCTTGAAAGAAATCGGCATCCAAGGTGTCAAATTGCACCTCAATACGCTTGGAAATCCTGAGAGCCGTGCAGCCTACCGTCAGGCCTTGATCGACTATTTAACACCGCTCAAGGAGACCTTGTCGAAGGATAGCCAACGTCGTTTGGAGGAAAATCCTCTCCGTGTCTTGGACTCTAAGGAAAAAGAAGACAAGGTGGCAGTAGAAAATGCGCCGTCTATCTTGGACTTCCTTGATGAAGAAAGCCAATCCCACTTTGATGCTGTGCGTCAGATGTTGGAAAATCTGGGTGTAGACTATATCATCGATACCAATATGGTGCGCGGTCTGGACTATTACAACCACACGATTTTCGAGTTCATCACTGAGATTGAGGGCAATGACTTGACGGTCTGTGCGGGTGGTCGCTACGATGGTTTGGTTGCCTACTTTGGTGGTCCTGAAACTGCTGGATTTGGATTTGGCCTTGGTGTAGAGCGCCTGCTTCTCATCCTTGAAAAACAAGGGGTGGCCCTCCCTATCGAAAACGCTCTAGATGTTTATATCGCAGTCTTGGGTGAAGGAGCAAATGTTAAGGCCTTGGAATTGGTACAAGCCCTTCGCCAACAAGGATTCAAAGCAGAGCGTGATTACCTTAACCGTAAACTCAAAGCTCAGTTCAAGTCCGCCGATGTCTTTGCTGCTAAGACCCTCATCACTCTCGGAGAGAGCGAAGTCGAAAGCGGACAAGTGACAGTTAAGAACAACCAAACTCGAGAAGAAGTTCAAGTATCACTTGAGACCATTAGCCAAAACTTTTCAGAAATATTTGAAAAATTAGGCTTTTAA
- a CDS encoding XRE family transcriptional regulator: MLKNRLKELRARDGLNQTELAKLAGVSRQTISLLERDEYTPSIVIALKIAQIFHEPVESVFRIEEDEE; encoded by the coding sequence ATGCTTAAAAATCGTTTAAAAGAGCTTCGGGCTCGCGATGGTCTCAATCAGACCGAACTTGCCAAGCTAGCAGGAGTTTCCAGACAGACCATCAGTTTGTTAGAACGGGATGAGTACACCCCATCCATCGTTATTGCCCTGAAGATTGCTCAGATATTCCATGAGCCAGTCGAGTCAGTCTTTCGTATAGAGGAGGATGAGGAATGA
- a CDS encoding membrane protein — protein sequence MNKYKVIYYMSVFAFIVNAFAMIGTLLGWFYFVESKYLFWINLVLLSIFNRLKKKEKNDEQV from the coding sequence ATGAATAAGTATAAAGTAATTTATTATATGAGTGTTTTTGCCTTTATTGTGAATGCTTTTGCTATGATTGGAACATTACTGGGTTGGTTCTATTTTGTTGAAAGTAAGTATTTGTTTTGGATTAATTTAGTCCTCTTGTCCATTTTCAATCGGTTGAAGAAAAAGGAGAAAAATGATGAACAAGTATAA
- a CDS encoding membrane protein: protein MNKYKVIYYVVAIALLVSVFLLIGMDLGWFNPYQSDQFVWTYFALIPVVDWIEKKSKNLASEKGE from the coding sequence ATGAACAAGTATAAAGTAATCTATTATGTAGTTGCCATAGCTCTATTAGTCAGCGTATTTCTACTGATTGGGATGGACCTAGGCTGGTTTAATCCATATCAAAGCGACCAATTTGTTTGGACCTACTTTGCTCTCATCCCAGTAGTTGACTGGATTGAAAAGAAATCCAAAAATCTAGCAAGTGAAAAAGGAGAATGA